A region from the Pelagovum pacificum genome encodes:
- a CDS encoding SDR family NAD(P)-dependent oxidoreductase translates to MSKVALVTGANRGLGRNTALAIAKSGGDVIVTYRSNAEQAQEVVTLIREMGRKAVALPLDVADTKGFPAFVESLRAELSNVWGRDSFDHLVNNAGHGEFALIEETSEAQFDGLFAVHVKGVFFLAQALLPLLADGGRIVNFSSGLTRVSFPGFAAYSAAKAAVEMLTVYMAREFGARGIAVNTVAPGAIETDFGGGLVRDNAEVNAQFAGMTALGRVGLPDDIGPMIASLLRDDNRWVTAQRIEVSGGQTI, encoded by the coding sequence ATGAGCAAGGTCGCTCTCGTCACCGGCGCCAATCGTGGCCTCGGTCGCAACACCGCTCTCGCCATTGCCAAAAGCGGTGGCGACGTCATTGTCACCTATCGGTCGAACGCCGAGCAAGCACAGGAGGTCGTGACCCTTATCCGCGAGATGGGGCGCAAGGCGGTGGCGCTGCCTCTCGACGTTGCCGACACCAAAGGCTTTCCGGCCTTCGTCGAGAGCCTGCGCGCGGAACTGAGCAACGTCTGGGGCCGCGACAGCTTCGATCACCTCGTCAACAATGCCGGGCATGGCGAGTTCGCCCTGATCGAGGAGACGTCCGAAGCGCAGTTCGATGGCCTGTTCGCGGTCCATGTGAAGGGCGTCTTCTTCCTCGCCCAGGCCCTTCTGCCGCTTCTGGCCGACGGCGGGCGGATCGTGAACTTCTCGTCCGGCCTGACGCGGGTCTCGTTCCCCGGCTTCGCGGCCTATTCGGCAGCGAAAGCGGCGGTCGAGATGCTCACGGTCTACATGGCGCGGGAGTTCGGCGCGCGCGGCATAGCGGTGAACACCGTCGCGCCGGGTGCGATCGAGACGGATTTCGGTGGCGGGCTGGTCCGAGACAATGCCGAGGTGAACGCTCAGTTCGCCGGCATGACGGCGCTTGGTCGCGTCGGGTTGCCGGACGACATCGGCCCGATGATCGCCAGCCTTCTGCGCGACGACAATCGCTGGGTAACCGCGCAGCGCATCGAGGTGTCGGGCGGTCAGACGATCTGA
- a CDS encoding AraC family transcriptional regulator, with amino-acid sequence MTFAQSSPRLAQLLDHCRRFADANAGPDGSAPTPARGLTVVRALHPGDLMVAVQKPVIAMLLQGRKRVTTLGASFEYAPGEAMVVAADIPTVSRITGASIAAPYYALVLELDPAILHAMSPAVSVRSGEARPVRVEPIDAEVIDASLRLAGLLDRPAALSALGDGLLRELHYWLLMGVHGPAIAALGVPDSHAGRISRAVDILRREYARPIRVEELAEAAAMSEPAFHKHFRAITTLSPLQFQKQLRLIEARRLMLAEGAQIAQAAHAVGYASVTQFTREYGRLFNAPPGKDIRAANAVA; translated from the coding sequence ATGACCTTTGCCCAAAGCAGTCCCCGCCTCGCTCAGTTGCTCGACCATTGTCGCCGGTTCGCCGATGCCAACGCAGGTCCCGACGGGTCGGCGCCGACCCCGGCCCGGGGCCTGACCGTGGTGCGCGCCCTGCACCCGGGAGATCTGATGGTTGCCGTCCAGAAGCCCGTGATCGCCATGCTGCTGCAGGGGAGGAAGCGCGTGACCACGCTGGGCGCGAGCTTCGAATACGCGCCGGGGGAGGCGATGGTGGTTGCGGCGGATATCCCGACGGTCAGCCGAATTACCGGCGCCAGCATCGCGGCACCTTACTATGCGCTGGTGCTCGAACTCGATCCCGCGATCCTGCATGCGATGAGTCCGGCTGTCTCGGTGCGGTCGGGTGAAGCGCGACCCGTGCGGGTCGAGCCGATCGACGCAGAGGTCATCGATGCCTCCCTTCGCCTGGCGGGGCTGCTTGACCGGCCCGCGGCTCTGTCAGCGCTCGGCGACGGCTTGCTTCGAGAGCTGCATTACTGGCTTCTCATGGGTGTCCACGGCCCGGCCATCGCAGCGCTCGGCGTTCCAGACAGTCACGCGGGACGGATCTCTCGCGCAGTCGACATCCTGCGGCGGGAGTACGCCCGTCCGATCAGGGTCGAGGAGCTCGCGGAGGCCGCAGCAATGAGCGAGCCGGCGTTCCACAAACACTTCCGCGCCATCACGACCCTGTCGCCGCTCCAGTTCCAGAAACAGCTTCGCCTGATCGAGGCGAGACGGCTCATGCTGGCAGAGGGTGCGCAGATTGCGCAGGCAGCCCACGCGGTCGGCTACGCCAGCGTGACGCAGTTCACCCGGGAATACGGCCGTCTTTTCAATGCTCCTCCTGGCAAGGATATACGCGCCGCAAATGCTGTCGCCTGA
- the alaE gene encoding L-alanine exporter AlaE, with protein MRVFIIDTIATIAFFTVVATFSELVIAGMDTSEVLTTRLVMVPVMIVTGRPYTRWRDWLFARVQPRGRLSAALTDIAAFLAFQVPVYGTTLMIAGASAAEALVAIGSAATFMILLARPFGLFVELVRRISGVEPA; from the coding sequence ATGCGTGTCTTCATCATCGATACCATCGCGACGATCGCGTTCTTCACCGTGGTTGCGACGTTCTCAGAACTCGTGATCGCCGGGATGGACACATCAGAAGTTCTCACGACGCGGCTCGTGATGGTGCCGGTCATGATCGTGACGGGAAGGCCCTATACTCGATGGCGAGATTGGCTCTTTGCCAGGGTGCAGCCAAGGGGGCGGTTGAGTGCCGCCCTGACTGATATCGCCGCATTTTTGGCGTTTCAGGTTCCGGTCTACGGCACGACACTCATGATTGCCGGGGCGAGCGCAGCCGAAGCGCTTGTCGCCATCGGTTCGGCGGCGACGTTCATGATCCTGCTCGCGCGGCCCTTCGGCTTGTTCGTAGAACTGGTCAGGCGCATCTCCGGCGTCGAGCCTGCGTAG
- a CDS encoding YdeI/OmpD-associated family protein encodes MSGATAFPNRGALDAWFVAHHAEADLLWVRLYRKQSGVASVTWDDCVRVALVWGWIDGLKQSESEISWLQRLTPRRKGSNWSPRNQAIAKELIATGQMRPPGLEMIRVAQESGRWSDAIGRVE; translated from the coding sequence ATGAGCGGGGCGACGGCGTTCCCGAACCGGGGCGCGCTCGACGCCTGGTTCGTGGCACATCACGCGGAGGCGGACCTGCTCTGGGTCCGCCTCTACCGCAAGCAGTCTGGTGTGGCGTCGGTGACGTGGGACGATTGCGTCCGTGTCGCTCTCGTCTGGGGCTGGATCGATGGGCTCAAGCAGTCCGAGAGTGAGATATCCTGGCTTCAACGGCTGACGCCGCGACGCAAAGGGTCCAACTGGTCGCCAAGGAACCAGGCAATCGCGAAAGAGCTGATAGCCACCGGGCAGATGCGTCCGCCTGGTCTTGAGATGATCCGCGTCGCTCAGGAGAGCGGACGGTGGAGCGATGCCATTGGCCGGGTCGAGTGA
- a CDS encoding DUF1761 domain-containing protein: protein MFDISQISWLGIAVATVASFALGGVWFTALFGRAYSTALGRAHDPAAKPPLLMIAGPAVWSLITAIVMALLMAALGIETLGGAIGFGLLVGLGLLAATSANTGINPNIPRPLLYGTISGAYHLAAGLVIAIVLVLS from the coding sequence ATGTTCGACATCTCGCAGATCAGCTGGCTCGGCATCGCCGTCGCCACCGTCGCCTCCTTCGCCTTGGGAGGCGTCTGGTTCACGGCGCTCTTCGGCCGCGCCTATTCTACCGCCCTCGGCCGGGCGCACGACCCTGCCGCCAAACCTCCGCTCCTGATGATCGCCGGCCCGGCGGTCTGGAGCCTGATCACCGCCATCGTCATGGCGCTCCTCATGGCCGCTCTGGGAATCGAGACGCTGGGAGGCGCCATCGGCTTTGGCCTCCTGGTCGGGCTCGGCCTGCTGGCGGCAACTAGCGCCAACACCGGCATCAATCCGAACATCCCGCGACCGCTCCTCTACGGGACGATCAGCGGTGCCTACCACCTGGCCGCCGGACTCGTCATCGCCATCGTGCTGGTGCTGTCATGA
- a CDS encoding VOC family protein encodes MSITTTTHLNFRGEARAALDFYRAVFGGEVMAISYADAHAVQSPDEADQIMWGQVQSAGGFHVMAYDVPGAMAYDPGTIPVFVSIRGDDEAELRGYWAALSEGAEIVQPLAPAGWSPLYGMLKDRFSVTWVLDIAVAYDA; translated from the coding sequence ATGTCCATAACGACCACGACCCATCTCAACTTTCGCGGCGAGGCGCGCGCGGCGCTCGACTTTTACCGCGCCGTCTTCGGCGGCGAGGTGATGGCGATCAGCTACGCCGACGCCCACGCAGTGCAGAGCCCCGACGAGGCAGACCAGATCATGTGGGGCCAGGTGCAAAGCGCCGGCGGCTTCCACGTGATGGCCTACGACGTGCCCGGTGCCATGGCCTACGACCCCGGCACGATCCCGGTCTTCGTCTCGATCCGTGGCGACGACGAGGCCGAACTGCGCGGCTACTGGGCGGCGTTGTCCGAAGGGGCCGAGATCGTCCAGCCCCTCGCCCCCGCCGGATGGTCGCCGCTCTACGGGATGCTGAAGGACCGGTTCAGCGTGACCTGGGTGCTCGACATCGCCGTCGCCTACGACGCCTGA
- a CDS encoding helix-turn-helix transcriptional regulator, translating into MLRLLQAMRVMPAPITASRLAEETGVSLRSLYRDIDSLRAAGARIEGERGYGYRLVEDFALPPQTLDRDEIEALALGLAEVQRMGDPTLARAAASVLAKVGARLPEGHEQQLIHAISQVYRPDSRLSSSADLDLIRAACWQERALRLRYIDRDGEATERDIYPLSLMYTERTLTVLAWCCLREDFRMFRSDRIEAAEDAGRSFRPARAALLRNYLARLRSREEAKYD; encoded by the coding sequence TTGCTCCGCCTCCTCCAGGCCATGCGCGTGATGCCCGCGCCGATCACCGCGTCGCGGCTGGCAGAGGAGACCGGCGTGTCGCTGCGCTCGCTCTACCGCGACATCGATTCCTTGCGCGCCGCCGGTGCCCGGATCGAGGGCGAGCGCGGCTATGGCTACCGACTGGTCGAGGATTTCGCGTTACCACCGCAAACGCTGGACCGGGACGAGATCGAGGCGCTGGCGCTCGGCCTTGCGGAGGTCCAGCGGATGGGTGACCCGACGCTCGCGCGGGCAGCCGCATCCGTGCTTGCAAAGGTCGGCGCGCGACTGCCAGAGGGACATGAGCAGCAGCTCATCCACGCGATCAGCCAAGTCTACCGCCCGGATAGCCGCCTCTCATCCTCCGCCGACCTGGACCTGATCCGCGCCGCGTGCTGGCAGGAGAGAGCCCTGCGGCTGCGATACATCGACAGGGACGGCGAGGCGACGGAGCGCGATATCTACCCGCTATCCCTCATGTATACAGAGCGCACGCTGACAGTCCTTGCCTGGTGCTGCCTGCGGGAGGATTTCCGCATGTTTCGCAGCGACCGGATCGAGGCCGCCGAGGATGCCGGCCGCAGCTTCCGGCCTGCGCGCGCGGCGCTCCTGCGGAACTACCTTGCGCGGCTCAGGAGCCGTGAGGAGGCAAAGTATGACTGA
- a CDS encoding glycosyltransferase codes for MIALFWITFAAIVYSLAGYGLIWIALAAVWPRRATHPERPFAATMLIAARNEAADIGAKVRSVLDQETGAHDLQVLIVSDGSDDGTEDAALVAAAGDPRVEVLSTGGHVGKAGALNIGLGRIPPDRIVIFSDANSTLVPGAVRALLRPFADPGVGGAIGQLDIPDRGGLLDRAERLFWRYDNALKIAEDRIGGTVSAQGTLYAVRRALVRPVPADMADDLVTSLGAVDSGYRLAFAPGAVAREAVSSGAKQEMGRRIRSTERGWRGLMQFARLMNPARTGLYAWQLVSHKFARRMVAFLLPVLLILSTLLANSGPIYAAILIAQLCVYGVALLSATTSVRLPGASVATLFTLGHLAIAIAILRWSVGVRSTKWSPVREG; via the coding sequence ATGATCGCCCTGTTCTGGATAACGTTCGCGGCTATCGTCTATTCGCTCGCCGGCTATGGCCTGATCTGGATCGCCCTGGCCGCCGTCTGGCCGCGCCGCGCGACACATCCGGAACGACCCTTTGCGGCAACCATGCTGATCGCCGCCCGGAACGAGGCCGCCGACATCGGTGCCAAGGTCCGCTCGGTCCTCGATCAGGAAACCGGCGCACACGATCTGCAGGTGCTGATCGTCTCCGACGGCTCCGACGACGGGACGGAGGATGCGGCGCTGGTCGCCGCCGCCGGTGATCCGCGGGTCGAAGTGCTCTCGACCGGTGGCCACGTGGGCAAGGCCGGCGCGTTGAACATCGGGCTTGGCCGTATCCCGCCCGACCGGATCGTCATTTTCTCGGACGCCAACAGCACCTTGGTGCCGGGCGCGGTGCGCGCCCTGCTGCGGCCCTTCGCCGATCCGGGGGTCGGCGGAGCCATCGGGCAGCTCGACATTCCGGACCGGGGCGGTCTGCTGGACCGGGCGGAGCGGCTGTTCTGGCGTTACGACAACGCACTGAAAATCGCCGAGGACCGGATCGGCGGCACCGTATCAGCCCAGGGGACGCTCTACGCGGTGCGGCGCGCTCTCGTCCGTCCAGTGCCGGCGGATATGGCGGACGACCTCGTGACGTCGCTCGGCGCGGTCGATTCCGGCTATCGGCTGGCCTTCGCCCCCGGTGCCGTCGCCCGGGAAGCGGTGAGTTCCGGAGCAAAGCAGGAGATGGGCCGGCGCATCCGCTCGACCGAGCGCGGCTGGCGCGGTCTGATGCAGTTTGCGCGGCTGATGAACCCGGCCCGCACCGGGCTCTATGCGTGGCAGCTGGTCAGTCACAAGTTCGCCCGCCGGATGGTCGCGTTCCTGCTGCCCGTTCTGCTGATCCTGTCTACGTTGCTCGCCAATTCGGGGCCGATCTACGCGGCGATCCTCATCGCGCAGCTCTGCGTCTACGGTGTCGCGCTCCTGTCGGCGACGACGTCCGTGCGCCTGCCCGGCGCGTCGGTCGCGACGCTCTTCACGCTCGGCCACCTTGCCATCGCGATCGCGATCCTGAGGTGGTCTGTTGGCGTGCGCTCCACCAAATGGTCCCCCGTTCGCGAGGGCTAG
- a CDS encoding O-antigen ligase family protein: MSHVPAYPTRRQPVGLAELGALGAVLLVFMSQTDGLFGHLDSVLPGSHFKLTTAAALSAILLTLRNNPAATGRPAPSLPVAATLLFGMWLVVAHLAGPGGAEGEDHLKGFVATLTIVPILVLTMSEPRLLRWSIWAIALSGTVSAALVMLESRTGTRLTVIPNPADIAAWGGEIRSAGASAYNPTTAAQMLMVSVLVSLTMAAEDRSRRIWWLAAALPGLGAIPVMGARSALLGLAVGLVVLLFALRGRRSFGPVALLLGIGAAIALLSMPASMWERLGAMTDALGDSGTADRSLLRRLSYNLIGLELWSRSPISGVGPGIFPQLYATDEFRWYPGRLPMPRQLHNAFLETAVETGIIGLTLFLAATLGAVRAAFRAAAQAPDSECGRMARALAVAFTAFLFASLFMPNEDTKYMWILVALCVRAAWLTKEETG, encoded by the coding sequence GTGAGCCACGTCCCGGCATACCCGACCCGACGGCAGCCGGTCGGGCTGGCCGAGCTAGGCGCGTTGGGTGCGGTGCTGCTCGTCTTCATGTCCCAGACCGACGGGCTGTTCGGGCATTTGGACTCGGTTTTGCCCGGCTCGCATTTCAAGCTGACGACCGCCGCGGCGCTGTCGGCGATCCTGCTGACGCTGCGCAACAATCCGGCGGCGACCGGACGGCCCGCGCCGTCCCTGCCCGTCGCGGCGACACTGCTGTTCGGAATGTGGCTGGTCGTGGCACATTTGGCAGGCCCCGGCGGTGCCGAAGGCGAGGACCACCTCAAGGGCTTTGTCGCGACGCTGACGATTGTACCGATCCTCGTTCTGACCATGTCGGAGCCCCGGCTGCTACGCTGGTCGATCTGGGCAATCGCGCTGTCGGGCACCGTGTCGGCGGCCCTCGTCATGCTCGAATCCCGGACCGGCACGCGCCTGACCGTGATCCCGAACCCAGCCGACATCGCGGCCTGGGGTGGCGAGATCCGCTCTGCCGGGGCGTCGGCCTACAATCCGACGACCGCGGCGCAGATGCTGATGGTAAGCGTGCTGGTGTCACTCACGATGGCCGCCGAAGACCGGTCGCGCCGCATCTGGTGGCTCGCTGCAGCACTGCCGGGCCTCGGGGCGATCCCTGTGATGGGCGCCCGGTCCGCACTACTCGGGCTCGCCGTCGGGCTGGTCGTACTGCTGTTCGCGCTGCGCGGTCGGCGGAGCTTCGGGCCGGTTGCGCTGCTCCTTGGCATCGGCGCCGCGATCGCGCTGCTTTCGATGCCCGCGTCGATGTGGGAGCGGCTCGGCGCCATGACTGACGCCCTCGGTGACAGCGGCACCGCGGACCGGAGCCTGCTGCGCCGCCTGAGCTACAACCTGATCGGGCTCGAGCTCTGGTCCCGCTCGCCGATCAGCGGGGTCGGCCCTGGCATCTTCCCACAGCTCTACGCGACGGACGAGTTTCGCTGGTATCCCGGTCGCCTTCCGATGCCGCGCCAGTTGCACAACGCCTTTCTCGAGACCGCGGTCGAGACGGGGATCATCGGGCTGACACTGTTCCTCGCCGCGACGCTCGGCGCGGTGCGCGCCGCCTTCCGTGCCGCCGCGCAAGCGCCCGACAGTGAGTGCGGGCGCATGGCCCGGGCGCTTGCCGTGGCCTTCACGGCGTTCCTGTTCGCGTCCCTCTTCATGCCGAACGAAGACACGAAGTACATGTGGATCCTGGTCGCCCTCTGCGTGCGTGCGGCATGGCTGACGAAGGAAGAGACCGGATGA
- a CDS encoding GumC family protein → MYQPTFDTMRPAPTRVTRTATVTEQPGAVAHYLDLLRLGSRRLALLALLGAALSGGLAVVKLITDPTYVATATVTVQPSNAELEFTRDYVRGASYDSANVVTQSHMEYLRSRETAVRVYEELAGGSSEPPPPPSLLSQAKRKVKQTLRWINSGVWPQSTGIEGEIDEIRDSMSLSMVESTFIMQIGVRWDDPQEAAIIANMLAEVYRDRNREQIAQSTQSLQDFLEGERAAAVEEAADLRSARSELMRENGITDFQTERTTLLQRLSQAESDLVSARSELSASNALLASFGEAQTNDRRNGLSVTTEEELALAQVRSVELEQLIAERTRTVADLRQEIARFAAFEAPLEEADAEIARVRDRINDIETRIINVRTELSDQMETLRLIDPATPPGFPAEPKVINSTLSGFVGGIILGLMLIFMKDLGATRAKTRADLAAAGDVRVLRPLNRADVRRGKGSVIDWPPLDTPLDIMVLDVKSDARSAKLADLLAERQLEGDNLMSGQLGWVTVPDYLPSDLGAVIVTLGRDEIDRADLSGMIDALRSRLRGDVPVGIVYLEPGTIAG, encoded by the coding sequence ATGTATCAGCCGACTTTCGACACGATGCGCCCCGCGCCGACCCGCGTCACAAGGACTGCGACCGTGACCGAACAGCCCGGGGCCGTGGCCCATTACCTCGACCTTCTCCGGCTTGGTTCACGCCGGCTCGCGCTCCTCGCCCTGCTCGGCGCGGCGCTGTCGGGGGGACTGGCGGTCGTTAAGCTGATCACTGATCCGACCTACGTTGCGACCGCGACCGTCACGGTTCAACCGTCCAACGCGGAGCTCGAGTTCACCCGCGACTACGTGCGGGGCGCGTCCTACGACAGCGCGAACGTCGTCACGCAGAGCCACATGGAATACCTCCGCAGCCGCGAGACTGCCGTCCGCGTCTACGAGGAACTGGCCGGCGGAAGTTCCGAGCCTCCCCCGCCGCCCAGCCTGCTGTCACAGGCGAAGCGCAAGGTGAAACAGACGCTGCGCTGGATCAACTCGGGCGTCTGGCCGCAATCGACCGGTATCGAGGGAGAGATCGACGAGATCCGCGATTCCATGTCGCTGTCGATGGTTGAGAGCACCTTCATCATGCAGATCGGTGTTCGTTGGGATGATCCGCAAGAGGCGGCGATCATCGCCAACATGCTGGCGGAGGTCTATCGCGACCGGAACCGCGAGCAGATCGCACAAAGCACCCAAAGCCTGCAGGATTTCCTCGAAGGCGAGCGTGCCGCCGCCGTCGAGGAAGCCGCCGACCTGCGGAGCGCGCGCAGCGAGCTGATGCGCGAGAACGGGATCACCGACTTCCAGACCGAACGGACGACACTTCTGCAGCGCCTGTCGCAGGCCGAGTCCGATCTCGTCTCGGCACGGTCCGAACTCTCGGCGAGCAACGCCCTTCTCGCCAGCTTCGGCGAGGCCCAGACAAACGACCGCCGCAACGGACTGAGCGTTACGACCGAGGAAGAGCTCGCACTCGCGCAGGTCCGCTCTGTCGAGCTGGAACAGTTGATCGCCGAGCGGACTCGCACCGTCGCCGACCTCCGTCAGGAGATCGCCCGCTTCGCCGCCTTCGAAGCCCCGCTTGAGGAAGCCGACGCCGAGATCGCGCGTGTGCGCGACCGGATCAACGACATCGAGACGCGTATCATCAATGTCCGCACGGAGCTGTCGGACCAGATGGAGACCCTGCGCCTGATCGACCCGGCGACGCCGCCTGGCTTTCCGGCGGAGCCGAAGGTCATCAATTCCACCCTGTCGGGGTTCGTCGGCGGGATCATCCTCGGGCTGATGCTGATCTTCATGAAGGACCTCGGCGCGACACGGGCCAAGACCCGCGCCGACCTCGCCGCCGCGGGCGACGTGCGGGTGCTGCGGCCGCTGAACCGGGCGGATGTGCGGCGCGGCAAGGGCTCGGTCATAGACTGGCCGCCGCTCGACACGCCGCTCGACATCATGGTGCTCGACGTGAAGAGCGACGCCCGGTCCGCGAAGCTCGCCGACCTGCTGGCAGAGCGGCAGCTCGAAGGCGACAACCTGATGTCCGGCCAACTCGGCTGGGTGACGGTGCCTGACTACCTGCCCTCCGACTTGGGCGCCGTGATCGTCACGCTCGGTCGGGACGAGATCGACCGCGCCGACCTGTCGGGCATGATCGACGCCCTGCGCTCCAGGCTTCGCGGCGACGTGCCGGTCGGCATCGTCTACCTCGAGCCCGGAACCATCGCCGGGTGA
- a CDS encoding sulfotransferase family protein has translation MTMPRPIFILGQQRSGTTWVGNLLAAHQDVAAVTDVDHQGIHESVFFSHFAQAWDWSDPARRDESIRAFAESDYGQIVGVEPGDARSDPAETFRIVMDRFAAGRVAWVEKSPHHLRHAWQIAAAYPDAQFVLVQRDAEAMILSRLRAYGRPDAGPVRRLMRIARSAATSALVARLMASFEADHPGRCHRLSYETMKADPEAGTAALLAELDLAPAPGLRSPFAPNTSHPDGARAGLGLAGRLAARIGEAVGAIAPVALVGGAWKNQPFPHWVWQRRGAPSDPAIRVAPSPRI, from the coding sequence ATGACGATGCCTCGCCCGATCTTCATCCTTGGCCAGCAGCGCTCGGGCACGACGTGGGTGGGAAACCTGCTCGCCGCGCACCAGGACGTGGCGGCGGTGACGGACGTGGATCATCAGGGCATCCACGAGAGCGTCTTCTTCTCGCATTTCGCGCAGGCCTGGGACTGGAGCGACCCGGCCCGGCGAGATGAATCGATCCGGGCCTTCGCCGAAAGCGATTACGGCCAGATCGTCGGTGTCGAACCGGGCGATGCCCGCTCCGATCCAGCTGAAACCTTTCGCATCGTGATGGACAGGTTCGCCGCCGGTCGCGTGGCTTGGGTCGAGAAGAGCCCCCATCACTTGCGCCACGCCTGGCAGATCGCGGCGGCCTATCCCGACGCGCAGTTCGTCCTTGTCCAGCGCGACGCCGAAGCGATGATCCTGTCGCGGCTCCGCGCCTACGGCCGGCCCGATGCCGGCCCGGTTCGCCGCCTGATGCGTATTGCCCGGAGCGCCGCGACCTCCGCGCTGGTCGCCCGGCTTATGGCATCTTTCGAGGCGGATCACCCGGGTCGCTGCCACCGCTTGTCCTACGAAACGATGAAAGCCGATCCCGAGGCCGGGACCGCCGCGTTGCTCGCCGAGCTGGACCTCGCGCCTGCACCGGGCCTGCGCTCGCCCTTCGCACCGAACACGTCCCATCCCGACGGCGCGCGTGCCGGACTTGGCCTTGCGGGCCGCTTGGCCGCCCGCATCGGCGAGGCCGTCGGCGCCATCGCCCCGGTCGCGCTTGTCGGCGGTGCATGGAAGAACCAGCCTTTTCCGCACTGGGTCTGGCAACGTCGCGGCGCGCCGTCCGATCCAGCGATCCGCGTCGCGCCGAGCCCTCGCATCTGA
- a CDS encoding glycosyltransferase family 4 protein, producing MKLAVIVTEFPKTTETFIARDLMVWLDEGVDLRLYHVAPWRASEILHEFAKPLAERAHHVPLGAPATLAAALRHPATALQRAGSILRHQGRDGVMAAKSLGLIPASLRLAEELNAWGATHVHAEFAGHPATMAWISHAVTGIPYSVSCRAHDIFRSQRLLAQKFGEASAVRTVSRFGATFLTKNVAGMADYDFEVIHSSVDVASIPALPPAPRDKFRLLYVGSLQPRKGVDVLLQALAGFDRPNWQLKIAGTGPDHAKLEALSKNLGLTDRVTFMGPQPYEAISGLYAESAACIAPSVIGPNGRTEGIPNVVIEAMAHARPAVSTNVSGIPELVRPSETGWLTEPGDVEGLRAALTDIHDNPERAAKIATAGRDLVAEEFDLAVNARRQLEMFRSARPRPAEGTAALAGVA from the coding sequence ATGAAACTGGCCGTCATCGTCACCGAGTTCCCCAAAACCACGGAGACCTTCATCGCGCGAGACCTGATGGTCTGGCTCGACGAAGGGGTCGACCTGCGGCTCTATCACGTCGCGCCCTGGCGCGCGTCCGAGATCCTGCACGAATTCGCCAAGCCGCTGGCGGAGCGCGCCCATCACGTGCCACTCGGCGCGCCAGCGACGCTGGCCGCCGCGCTCCGCCATCCGGCGACGGCACTGCAGCGGGCGGGTTCCATCCTGCGGCACCAGGGGCGGGACGGCGTCATGGCGGCGAAGTCGCTCGGCCTCATTCCGGCGAGCCTGCGTCTGGCTGAAGAGCTGAACGCATGGGGCGCGACCCACGTTCATGCCGAGTTCGCCGGACATCCCGCGACGATGGCCTGGATTTCCCACGCCGTGACCGGCATCCCTTATTCCGTCAGCTGCCGCGCTCACGACATCTTCCGCAGCCAGCGCCTGCTGGCCCAGAAGTTCGGCGAGGCGAGCGCGGTGCGCACCGTCAGCCGCTTCGGCGCGACGTTCCTCACGAAGAATGTCGCGGGCATGGCCGACTACGATTTCGAGGTCATCCATTCTTCGGTCGACGTTGCCTCCATCCCCGCCTTGCCACCCGCGCCGCGCGACAAGTTTCGCCTGCTCTACGTCGGTTCGCTTCAGCCGCGTAAGGGCGTCGACGTCCTGCTTCAGGCGCTCGCGGGGTTCGATCGACCGAACTGGCAACTCAAGATCGCAGGCACCGGCCCGGATCACGCCAAGCTGGAGGCGCTGTCGAAAAACCTCGGCCTCACCGACCGGGTGACCTTCATGGGTCCGCAGCCCTACGAGGCGATCTCGGGCCTTTACGCCGAATCCGCGGCCTGCATCGCGCCGTCGGTGATCGGGCCGAACGGCCGCACCGAGGGCATCCCGAACGTGGTCATCGAGGCGATGGCCCATGCCCGTCCCGCCGTTTCGACCAACGTTTCGGGCATTCCCGAGCTGGTGCGCCCAAGTGAGACCGGGTGGCTGACCGAGCCGGGTGATGTCGAGGGCCTGCGCGCCGCGCTGACCGACATCCACGATAATCCCGAGAGGGCCGCGAAAATCGCGACTGCCGGACGGGACCTCGTCGCGGAGGAATTCGACCTCGCCGTCAACGCGCGGCGACAGCTTGAGATGTTCCGCTCTGCCCGGCCGAGACCGGCCGAGGGTACCGCTGCGCTCGCGGGGGTCGCATGA